From one Cynocephalus volans isolate mCynVol1 chromosome X, mCynVol1.pri, whole genome shotgun sequence genomic stretch:
- the LOC134367405 gene encoding diphosphoinositol polyphosphate phosphohydrolase NUDT4B-like: protein MQPEEGPGGAALGEVDEEAGVKGRLGRLLGTVQQNQDRKHRTCVHVLTVTELGEDWEDPVNEGREREWFKVEDAIQVLQCHKPVRAEYLEKPKLGGSPTKANTTVPSLSDNTPCL from the coding sequence ATGCAGCCCGAGGAGGGGCCTGGCGGCGCCGCCCTGGGGGAAGTTGATGAGGAGGCTGGAGTGAAAGGAAGATTAGGCAGACTCCTGGGCACCGTGCAGCAGAACCAAGACCGAAAGCACAGAACATGTGTTCATGTTCTTACAGTCACTGAGCTAGGAGAAGATTGGGAAGATCCTGTTAAtgaaggcagggagagagagtggTTCAAAGTAGAAGATGCAATCCAAGTTCTCCAGTGTCATAAACCTGTGCGTGCAGAATATCTGGAAAAACCGAAGCTGGGTGGTTCCCCAACCAAAGCAAATACCACAGTCCCGTCCCTTTCAGATAATACCCCTTGTTTGTAA